One segment of Gemmatimonadota bacterium DNA contains the following:
- a CDS encoding metallophosphoesterase yields the protein MGKSHLVGLITDTHDNKHAIEKAVALFNARDVGLVLHGGDYIAPFNARWMSDLTVPFVGVFGNNDGEKFGLRALFEDLGPIHRPPYVHEWEGKRILMLHEPDEVDALSQSGAYDVIFYGHTHEIDVRRGDTLVINPGEACGWTTGRETVGILDLNAMDVEIVEL from the coding sequence ATGGGAAAATCACATCTGGTTGGTTTGATTACGGATACACACGATAATAAACACGCGATTGAGAAGGCCGTTGCGCTTTTTAATGCGCGCGATGTGGGGCTGGTGCTGCACGGGGGGGATTATATCGCGCCGTTTAATGCGCGCTGGATGAGTGATTTGACGGTGCCTTTTGTCGGTGTTTTTGGGAATAACGATGGGGAGAAGTTCGGTCTGCGGGCGCTTTTTGAGGACCTGGGTCCGATTCACCGCCCGCCTTATGTACACGAGTGGGAGGGCAAGCGCATTTTGATGTTGCACGAGCCAGATGAGGTGGATGCCCTATCACAAAGCGGCGCTTATGATGTGATTTTTTACGGGCATACGCATGAGATTGATGTGCGAAGAGGCGATACGCTGGTGATTAATCCGGGGGAGGCGTGCGGGTGGACGACTGGGAGAGAGACGGTGGGGATTCTGGATTTGAATGCGATGGATGTGGAGATTGTGGAATTGTAG
- the hisG gene encoding ATP phosphoribosyltransferase: protein MPILKIGLPSGSLQESTLTLFAKAGYRIRASHRSYTPVIDDPELEGLFLRAQEIAHYVERGVLDIGLTGIDWIRENEADIIEIAEFAYSKATSQPARWIIAVPEDSDIQTIQDLQGKRIATELVTATRNHLKNQGITAQVEYSWGSTEAKVRVPGLVDAIAELTETGSSLRANNLRVIDTMFETTPRLIANKHAYSDAWKREKAQHIATLLIGAFNAEDKVGLKMNVRRADLAQIVKNLPALNNPTIANLLDENWVAIEVIVDERIVRDLIPKLKKSGAEGIIEYPLNKVIY from the coding sequence ATGCCCATACTAAAAATCGGCCTCCCTTCCGGAAGCCTTCAGGAATCCACGCTCACCCTATTTGCCAAAGCCGGTTATCGCATCCGCGCCAGCCACCGATCCTACACGCCCGTCATCGACGACCCCGAACTCGAAGGCTTATTTTTGCGCGCCCAGGAAATCGCGCACTACGTCGAACGCGGCGTCCTCGACATCGGCCTCACAGGCATCGACTGGATTCGCGAAAACGAAGCCGACATCATCGAAATCGCCGAATTTGCCTACAGCAAAGCCACATCGCAACCCGCGCGCTGGATCATCGCAGTACCCGAAGACTCGGACATCCAGACCATCCAGGACCTGCAGGGCAAGCGCATCGCCACCGAACTCGTCACAGCCACGCGCAACCACCTCAAAAACCAGGGCATAACCGCCCAAGTCGAATACTCCTGGGGATCCACCGAAGCCAAAGTGCGCGTACCCGGCCTCGTCGATGCCATAGCCGAACTCACCGAAACCGGATCCTCTCTGCGCGCCAACAACCTGCGCGTCATAGACACCATGTTTGAAACCACACCCAGACTCATCGCCAACAAGCATGCCTATAGCGACGCGTGGAAACGCGAAAAAGCGCAACACATCGCCACCTTGCTCATCGGCGCATTCAACGCCGAAGACAAAGTCGGCCTCAAAATGAACGTACGCCGCGCCGACCTCGCGCAAATCGTCAAAAACTTGCCCGCGCTCAACAACCCCACCATCGCCAACTTACTCGACGAAAACTGGGTCGCCATCGAAGTCATCGTCGATGAACGCATCGTGCGCGACCTCATACCAAAACTCAAAAAATCGGGTGCCGAAGGCATCATCGAATATCCCTTAAACAAAGTAATCTATTAA